The Microlunatus antarcticus genome window below encodes:
- a CDS encoding metallophosphoesterase family protein yields MRTRRLGSVLARHAARVRSRRTLLASTGRALAVTLVAAVLALPLAAAWGVGHARVDDYLGPNRVSLAADYSGEIEIDLGPLGRAYLPSPYAPVGLRATVGGVGESGSTLGSLFSNETLAAYTALYTDPEEAVRGVVERLQRDALERTAVAEAVLLVGFAVWSLRSRLLAPWVVRRVTRRRTLAVYGVVMAVVVGGVLVPTRPDGPRIPIDLPLPDASPTISVDSPLLADLLGRGVSGIRILSARQQAAVAAWVETATQSLSAQLAVLPRPRPGETMAYGFSDLHCNQATTELMSRLVAVTDPAVVLDSGDDTVNGTAAERGCIRREAGIPGGRPFAVATGNHDSDVTEAQLRAAGATVLDGSAAQVGDWDVLGDDDPERQVPFSVERTLDRPEDEAQLGQRMVQAARTRPVDAILVHQPTAAAEIMKAPDPPAALVLWGHMHAQLGPTVVTHADGSWTVGMQQGTSGGVKQPTLASFSTPFSPPLVRADSYFYFSDLATGLVTGVQAVHLEPDGEVVVDARTDTGNVAALPPETRNRLAGETASPTPEAPQASVR; encoded by the coding sequence GTGCGTACGCGTCGGCTGGGCAGCGTGCTCGCGCGGCACGCCGCGCGGGTCCGCTCGCGCCGCACGCTCCTGGCCAGCACCGGTCGCGCCCTGGCCGTGACCCTCGTCGCCGCCGTGCTGGCGCTGCCGCTCGCCGCCGCGTGGGGCGTCGGGCACGCCCGGGTCGACGACTACCTCGGGCCCAACCGGGTGTCGCTCGCCGCCGACTACAGCGGCGAGATCGAGATCGACCTGGGCCCGCTCGGCCGGGCCTACCTCCCCAGCCCGTACGCCCCGGTCGGCCTCCGGGCGACCGTGGGCGGGGTGGGGGAGTCCGGCTCGACGCTCGGCTCGCTCTTCTCGAACGAGACGCTCGCCGCCTACACCGCCCTCTACACCGACCCCGAGGAGGCGGTCCGGGGCGTCGTCGAGCGGCTCCAGCGTGACGCGCTCGAGCGGACGGCCGTGGCCGAGGCGGTGCTGCTCGTCGGGTTCGCGGTGTGGAGCCTGCGGTCGCGCCTCCTGGCGCCGTGGGTGGTGCGGCGGGTGACGCGCCGCCGCACGCTCGCCGTCTACGGCGTGGTGATGGCGGTCGTCGTCGGCGGGGTCCTCGTGCCCACGCGCCCCGACGGGCCCCGCATCCCGATCGACCTCCCGCTGCCCGACGCCAGCCCGACGATCAGCGTCGACAGCCCGCTGCTCGCCGACCTCCTCGGGCGCGGCGTCTCCGGCATCCGGATCCTCAGCGCCCGGCAGCAGGCGGCGGTCGCGGCGTGGGTCGAGACGGCGACGCAGAGCCTGTCCGCCCAGCTCGCGGTGCTCCCGCGTCCCCGCCCCGGCGAGACGATGGCGTACGGCTTCAGCGACCTGCACTGCAACCAGGCGACCACCGAGCTGATGTCGCGGCTCGTCGCGGTCACCGATCCGGCAGTCGTCCTCGACTCGGGCGACGACACCGTCAACGGGACCGCGGCCGAGCGGGGCTGCATCCGGCGCGAGGCGGGGATCCCCGGCGGCCGGCCGTTCGCGGTGGCGACGGGCAACCACGACTCCGACGTCACCGAGGCGCAGCTCCGCGCGGCGGGGGCCACGGTCCTCGACGGGAGCGCCGCACAGGTCGGGGACTGGGACGTCCTCGGCGACGACGACCCCGAGCGCCAGGTGCCCTTCAGCGTGGAACGCACCCTCGACCGGCCCGAGGACGAGGCCCAGCTCGGGCAGCGGATGGTCCAGGCGGCCCGGACGCGGCCCGTCGACGCGATCCTCGTCCACCAGCCGACCGCCGCGGCCGAGATCATGAAGGCGCCCGACCCGCCCGCCGCGCTCGTGCTGTGGGGCCACATGCACGCCCAGCTGGGCCCGACCGTCGTCACCCACGCCGACGGCTCCTGGACCGTCGGGATGCAGCAGGGCACCTCGGGCGGGGTCAAGCAGCCGACGCTGGCCTCGTTCAGCACGCCCTTCAGCCCGCCGCTGGTGCGGGCGGACTCGTACTTCTACTTCTCGGACCTGGCGACCGGCCTGGTCACCGGCGTGCAGGCGGTGCACCTCGAGCCCGACGGCGAGGTCGTCGTCGACGCCCGCACCGACACCGGGAACGTGGCCGCGCTGCCCCCCGAGACCCGGAACCGCCTGGCCGGGGAGACCGCCTCGCCGACGCCCGAGGCGCCCCAGGCCTCCGTGCGCTGA
- the def gene encoding peptide deformylase — protein MSFDETTLPPGRVREVVRAPAHVLAAAGPEVDPTDPEVVQLCADLVATMRVSPGCVGLAAPQVGVSAQAFCVDVTDHPKTRTAHGLVVLVNARVVESSRNERAREGCMSVPDLTGDVKRATRLTVRGQLPGSGEETDVVTDAFEARALQHEIDHCAGLLFLDRVAGAHALHARQVYLDAPADPGA, from the coding sequence GTGAGCTTCGACGAGACCACCCTGCCGCCGGGCCGGGTGCGTGAGGTTGTGCGCGCCCCCGCGCACGTCCTCGCCGCGGCCGGGCCGGAGGTCGACCCGACCGACCCCGAGGTCGTCCAGCTCTGCGCCGACCTCGTGGCGACCATGCGGGTGTCGCCCGGCTGCGTCGGCCTCGCCGCGCCGCAGGTGGGGGTCTCGGCGCAGGCCTTCTGCGTCGACGTGACCGACCACCCCAAGACCCGGACGGCCCACGGCCTCGTCGTCCTGGTCAACGCCCGGGTCGTGGAGTCCAGCCGGAACGAGCGCGCCCGCGAGGGCTGCATGTCCGTCCCCGACCTCACCGGCGACGTCAAGCGCGCGACCCGGTTGACCGTGCGCGGGCAGCTGCCGGGCAGCGGCGAGGAGACCGACGTCGTGACCGACGCCTTCGAGGCGCGCGCGCTCCAGCACGAGATCGACCACTGCGCCGGCCTGCTCTTCCTCGACCGCGTCGCCGGCGCCCATGCCCTGCACGCCCGCCAGGTCTACCTCGACGCCCCGGCCGACCCCGGCGCCTGA
- a CDS encoding glycine cleavage system protein R, with the protein MSSLAVTVVGHDRPGIIAAAADALATCGMNLEDSSMTLLRGHFAMTLVCAGDAAVEAVRAALEPLSASGLDVAVREVVPDPDVPAAVATHLVTVYGADRLGIVARLVGVVSEAGGNVTDLTTRLSGELYVLLAEVALPVGAAPGTDVDALRAHLEEVASDLGVEVTLRSVENDEL; encoded by the coding sequence GTGAGCTCCCTGGCCGTGACCGTCGTCGGGCACGACCGCCCCGGCATCATCGCCGCGGCGGCCGACGCCCTCGCCACCTGCGGGATGAACCTCGAGGACTCCTCGATGACCCTGCTGCGCGGGCACTTCGCCATGACGCTGGTGTGCGCCGGCGACGCCGCGGTCGAGGCCGTGCGTGCGGCGCTCGAGCCGCTCTCCGCGTCCGGGCTCGACGTCGCCGTGCGTGAGGTGGTCCCCGACCCCGACGTGCCCGCGGCGGTCGCGACGCACCTCGTGACGGTCTACGGGGCCGACCGGCTCGGGATCGTCGCGCGCCTCGTCGGCGTCGTCTCCGAGGCCGGCGGCAACGTCACCGACCTCACCACGCGGCTCTCGGGCGAGCTCTACGTGCTCCTCGCCGAGGTCGCGCTCCCGGTCGGCGCCGCCCCCGGGACCGACGTCGACGCCCTCCGCGCACACCTCGAGGAGGTCGCCTCCGACCTCGGCGTCGAGGTCACGCTGCGGTCCGTGGAGAACGACGAGCTGTGA
- a CDS encoding polysaccharide deacetylase family protein — MLPTHGRFGHSAITQRPDFDWPGGARLAVYVAVNCEHFAYDDGETDLGWTPGLDQPDSYNFGWRDYGLRVGAFRVAETLERVGIVPTVLVNSEVYEHAPSVPAAFRALGAEFVAHGRTNSVQPNAQTEDEERATVELVRRTVADAEGAAPRGWMSPGANPSRATEDLLAEAGYAYTLDWPIDDQPVWMTTRGGPLLSVPYPHELNDLPVFVHHHQTAETFASMIIDSFEELREDSRRQPLVLSISLHTFLAGQPYRLRRVREALEHLRAHADGVWFTTPGAIADHYATVVPPPR, encoded by the coding sequence GTGCTGCCCACCCACGGCCGGTTCGGCCACTCCGCCATCACCCAGCGCCCGGACTTCGACTGGCCGGGCGGCGCACGCCTCGCCGTCTACGTCGCGGTGAACTGCGAGCACTTCGCCTACGACGACGGGGAGACCGACCTCGGCTGGACGCCCGGGCTGGACCAGCCGGACTCGTACAACTTCGGCTGGCGCGACTACGGCCTCCGGGTCGGCGCCTTCCGGGTGGCCGAGACCCTGGAGCGGGTCGGGATCGTGCCGACGGTGCTGGTGAACAGCGAGGTGTACGAGCACGCCCCGTCGGTGCCCGCCGCGTTCCGGGCGCTGGGGGCCGAGTTCGTCGCCCACGGCCGCACGAACTCCGTGCAGCCGAACGCGCAGACCGAGGACGAGGAGCGGGCCACCGTCGAGCTCGTGCGCCGCACGGTCGCCGACGCCGAGGGCGCAGCGCCACGGGGCTGGATGAGCCCCGGCGCCAACCCGAGCCGGGCTACCGAGGACCTGCTGGCCGAGGCCGGGTACGCGTACACGCTCGACTGGCCGATCGACGACCAGCCGGTCTGGATGACCACCCGCGGCGGGCCGCTGCTGTCGGTCCCCTACCCCCACGAGCTCAACGACCTGCCGGTCTTCGTGCACCACCACCAGACCGCCGAGACCTTCGCCTCGATGATCATCGACTCGTTCGAGGAGCTGCGCGAGGACTCCCGGCGCCAGCCCCTGGTGCTGTCGATCTCGCTGCACACGTTCCTGGCGGGGCAGCCCTACCGCCTGCGGCGGGTGCGCGAGGCGCTGGAGCACCTGCGGGCGCACGCCGACGGCGTGTGGTTCACGACGCCGGGAGCGATCGCCGACCACTACGCGACGGTCGTGCCCCCGCCGCGGTGA
- a CDS encoding Ppx/GppA phosphatase family protein produces MSTTVAAFDCGTNSLRLLLAGPGTGGEDGTALTDLDRRTEIVRLGQGVDATGEFTPEALERTFAVTRRFAELVRAAGVPAGRTRFVATSASRDARNRDEFFSGIEELVGVRPDVISGDEEARLSFAGALSRIRPSAEPVLVMDVGGGSTELIVGTAAGEVTSAISLDIGSVRLTERFLGAGPPAPAALTAARDHVDALLDSSGVDFASVGTWVGVAGTATTLAGVHLQLEAYDRERVHGSTIPLPKLDELAFLLSRMDVDQIKALPSMHPGRADVVTAGALIANRVAARLHVADLVVSESDILDGIALQLLQAG; encoded by the coding sequence ATGAGCACCACCGTGGCGGCGTTCGACTGCGGCACCAACTCGCTCCGCCTGCTGCTGGCCGGCCCGGGCACCGGAGGCGAGGACGGGACGGCCCTGACCGACCTGGACCGCCGTACGGAGATCGTCCGGCTCGGCCAGGGCGTGGACGCGACCGGGGAGTTCACGCCGGAGGCGCTGGAGCGGACGTTCGCGGTGACGCGCCGCTTTGCCGAGCTCGTCCGCGCGGCCGGTGTCCCCGCCGGGCGCACCCGGTTCGTCGCCACCTCCGCCTCGCGGGACGCCCGCAACCGCGACGAGTTCTTCAGCGGCATCGAGGAGCTGGTCGGGGTGCGCCCCGACGTCATCAGCGGCGACGAGGAGGCCCGGCTCTCCTTCGCCGGCGCCCTCAGCCGCATCCGGCCCTCCGCCGAGCCCGTCCTGGTCATGGACGTCGGCGGCGGCTCGACCGAGCTCATCGTCGGAACCGCCGCCGGCGAGGTGACCTCGGCGATCTCGCTCGACATCGGCTCCGTCCGCCTGACGGAACGGTTCCTGGGCGCCGGCCCGCCCGCTCCCGCCGCCCTGACGGCCGCCCGCGACCACGTCGACGCGCTGCTCGACTCGTCCGGCGTCGACTTCGCCTCCGTGGGCACCTGGGTCGGCGTCGCCGGGACGGCCACGACCCTCGCCGGGGTCCACCTGCAGCTCGAGGCGTACGACCGCGAGCGCGTCCACGGCTCCACGATCCCGCTGCCCAAGCTTGACGAGCTCGCGTTCCTGCTCTCCCGGATGGACGTCGACCAGATCAAGGCGCTGCCGTCCATGCACCCCGGCCGCGCCGACGTGGTCACCGCGGGCGCCCTCATCGCGAACCGCGTCGCCGCCCGCCTCCACGTCGCCGACCTGGTCGTGAGCGAGTCCGACATCCTCGACGGCATCGCCCTGCAGCTGCTGCAGGCCGGCTGA
- a CDS encoding DUF501 domain-containing protein, whose amino-acid sequence MDHTTPTLSDEDTATVEAQLGRPPRGAVEVAHRCPCGRPDVVATGPRLPGGSPFPTTFYLTCPRASSACSTLESNGVMAAMAARLREDPALADACAAAHEAYLAARRGIGALTGDGDVPEIAGVSAGGMPDRVKCLHALAAHALAAGPGVNPLGDETLALVGPWWERPCLPSPAEPSAGRAGDRTEEDR is encoded by the coding sequence ATGGACCACACCACCCCCACGCTGAGCGACGAGGACACCGCCACCGTCGAGGCGCAGCTGGGGCGCCCACCCCGCGGCGCCGTCGAGGTCGCCCACCGGTGCCCGTGCGGCCGCCCCGACGTGGTCGCCACCGGCCCGCGCCTACCCGGTGGCTCGCCCTTCCCGACGACGTTCTACCTCACCTGCCCCCGGGCCTCCTCCGCCTGCTCGACCCTGGAGTCGAACGGCGTGATGGCCGCCATGGCCGCCCGGCTGCGCGAGGACCCGGCCCTCGCCGACGCGTGCGCGGCCGCGCACGAGGCCTACCTGGCCGCGCGGCGCGGCATCGGCGCGCTGACCGGTGACGGCGACGTCCCCGAGATCGCGGGGGTCAGCGCGGGCGGGATGCCCGACCGGGTGAAGTGCCTGCACGCGCTCGCGGCGCACGCCCTCGCCGCGGGCCCGGGGGTCAACCCGCTGGGGGATGAGACGCTGGCGCTCGTCGGGCCCTGGTGGGAACGACCCTGTCTCCCGAGCCCCGCGGAACCCTCCGCGGGACGCGCGGGCGACCGAACGGAAGAGGACCGATGA
- a CDS encoding MFS transporter, producing MPEPRRALPGPRDSGLWLFGYAHSLVGEQIFYVALTWAAVQIMSPAEVGLLLVLGSLPRAVVLLAGGVFVDRAGPKRLIIVSDVLRTAVMVAAAVLLGVGLTGTFLLGALTVVFGFVDGLFLPAVGAAPAFVATVEGQTRLQALRTIVYRGAPMVGAPLASALLLTYGTVTAFGVTAFLFAASVVALSFTRMTRPASGSALSAAVDRTARTSVFGEIREGLRLIVSNRQLLVVVGVLAILDFGFAGPTTAGVPLLAAEQGWGPGGIGWIVGGFGVGAVVTAAVLAWRRPTVRAGVVAAVGLTMMSVGLVALGLVEQVDGTPMREVLLAGSCAAFFGVGTGLFGTLVNAALVAMTPVAQLGRIMAAVSLSGYLGDPVSFSLTGIAAQGLGASSTFLFGGGFIMVAVIISWVSPAVRSLSLPGTSRRS from the coding sequence GTGCCCGAACCGCGCCGGGCTCTGCCCGGTCCGCGCGACAGCGGGCTCTGGCTCTTCGGCTACGCCCACTCCCTCGTCGGCGAGCAGATCTTCTACGTCGCCCTGACCTGGGCCGCGGTGCAGATCATGTCGCCGGCCGAGGTCGGCCTGCTCCTCGTGCTGGGCTCGCTGCCCCGCGCGGTCGTGCTCCTCGCCGGCGGGGTCTTCGTGGACCGGGCCGGTCCCAAGCGCCTCATCATCGTCTCCGACGTGCTGCGGACCGCGGTGATGGTCGCCGCCGCGGTGCTGCTCGGGGTGGGGCTCACGGGGACGTTCCTGCTCGGGGCCCTGACCGTCGTCTTCGGCTTCGTCGACGGGCTGTTCCTCCCGGCCGTGGGGGCCGCCCCGGCCTTCGTCGCGACCGTGGAGGGCCAGACGCGGCTGCAGGCCCTGCGCACGATCGTCTACCGCGGCGCCCCGATGGTCGGCGCCCCGCTGGCCAGCGCGCTGCTCCTCACGTACGGCACCGTCACCGCCTTCGGGGTCACGGCCTTCCTCTTCGCCGCCTCGGTCGTCGCGCTGTCCTTCACCCGGATGACGCGCCCTGCGTCCGGCTCCGCGCTCTCCGCCGCGGTCGACCGGACCGCGCGGACCAGCGTCTTCGGCGAGATCCGCGAGGGGCTCCGGCTGATCGTCTCCAACCGGCAGCTCCTGGTGGTCGTCGGCGTCCTCGCCATCCTCGACTTCGGGTTCGCCGGCCCGACCACGGCCGGCGTCCCGCTCCTCGCCGCCGAGCAGGGCTGGGGACCGGGGGGCATCGGCTGGATCGTCGGCGGCTTCGGGGTGGGTGCCGTCGTCACGGCGGCCGTGCTGGCGTGGCGCCGCCCGACCGTCCGCGCCGGTGTGGTGGCCGCCGTCGGCCTGACCATGATGAGCGTCGGCCTCGTCGCGCTCGGCCTCGTCGAGCAGGTCGACGGCACCCCGATGCGGGAGGTCCTCCTGGCCGGGTCCTGCGCCGCCTTCTTCGGCGTCGGGACCGGGCTGTTCGGCACGCTCGTCAACGCCGCGCTCGTGGCCATGACCCCGGTCGCCCAGCTCGGCCGCATCATGGCCGCCGTGTCGCTGTCCGGCTACCTCGGCGACCCCGTCAGCTTCTCCCTCACCGGCATCGCGGCCCAGGGCCTCGGCGCATCGAGCACGTTCCTCTTCGGTGGTGGCTTCATCATGGTGGCCGTGATCATCAGCTGGGTCTCGCCCGCCGTCCGTTCGCTCTCGCTGCCCGGCACGAGCCGGCGGTCCTGA
- a CDS encoding ribokinase — MAAAAASAGRTAPGPGTVVVVGSINVDLTVSASPLPRPGETVSGTQFSTLLGGKGANQAVAAARAGARTLMVGAVGRDPFGAVALDALRADGVDVGWVEEVDGSTGVAHIRVDSRTGENSIVIVPEANGAVTAERVRAALTAAAPTSPVVLLQLETPLEVTVATASACADLGLRLSLDPAPATPLPEEIWAGVWLACPNETEAEVLTGTRVTDVRSAERAARWFLERGVHQVVITRGGRGTVVVGPSGTTEIPAFGVTPVDTTAAGDTFAGALGAAVAAGLPWPVALRRAAAAGALATTKPGASPSIPTAAEVDTFLKGR, encoded by the coding sequence ATGGCAGCGGCGGCAGCATCGGCGGGTCGTACCGCACCGGGACCGGGCACGGTCGTCGTGGTGGGGAGCATCAACGTCGACCTCACGGTCTCGGCCTCCCCGCTCCCCCGGCCCGGCGAGACGGTGTCGGGCACCCAGTTCTCCACGCTGCTCGGCGGCAAGGGCGCCAACCAGGCGGTGGCTGCGGCCCGCGCGGGTGCACGGACGCTCATGGTCGGGGCCGTGGGCCGCGACCCGTTCGGCGCGGTAGCGCTCGACGCCCTGCGCGCCGACGGGGTCGACGTGGGCTGGGTGGAGGAGGTGGACGGGTCCACCGGCGTCGCCCACATCCGCGTCGACTCCCGCACCGGTGAGAACAGCATCGTCATCGTCCCCGAGGCGAACGGCGCCGTCACGGCCGAGCGCGTCCGGGCAGCGCTGACCGCCGCCGCCCCGACCTCTCCGGTGGTCCTGCTCCAGCTCGAGACCCCGCTCGAGGTCACGGTCGCGACCGCGAGCGCCTGCGCCGACCTCGGCCTGCGGCTCTCGCTCGACCCCGCGCCGGCGACGCCCCTGCCCGAGGAGATCTGGGCCGGCGTCTGGCTGGCCTGCCCGAACGAGACCGAGGCGGAGGTCCTCACCGGCACCCGGGTGACCGACGTCCGTTCCGCGGAACGTGCGGCGCGCTGGTTCCTCGAGCGGGGCGTCCATCAGGTCGTCATCACCCGCGGTGGCCGCGGGACGGTCGTCGTCGGGCCGTCCGGCACGACGGAGATCCCCGCCTTCGGCGTCACGCCGGTGGACACCACCGCCGCGGGCGACACATTCGCCGGAGCCCTCGGTGCCGCGGTCGCCGCGGGTCTGCCCTGGCCCGTCGCCCTGCGCCGCGCCGCCGCGGCCGGCGCCCTGGCCACCACGAAGCCCGGCGCGAGCCCGAGCATCCCGACCGCCGCCGAGGTCGACACGTTCCTCAAGGGCCGCTAG
- a CDS encoding FtsB family cell division protein, producing the protein MPPSGPRPTSRPGAGPGRGKPRARPQARERSGSTDPANEPTVAFEVGTPAPEPKPAAAGAKAKARTTAAAAPVRSSAPRPGLTAPRSGRTAAAGSAVTRRSAAVLHRAVRANLTARALALVVVVLVLTISYATSLRIYFSQAHEIATTKAEIADSQAAIGDLQGQIARWNDPAYVAAQARERLGWLVPGETGYTVVGADGKPLGGGLTLDSSATTDPEQQQPMWWDRMWGSVKAADKPAPVKANPANRAPVTPDSKPR; encoded by the coding sequence GTGCCGCCGTCCGGACCTCGTCCGACCTCCCGGCCGGGCGCAGGTCCCGGCCGGGGCAAGCCGCGCGCGCGGCCGCAGGCCCGCGAGCGGTCCGGGTCGACCGACCCGGCGAACGAGCCGACGGTCGCCTTCGAGGTCGGCACGCCGGCCCCGGAGCCCAAGCCGGCCGCCGCCGGCGCGAAGGCGAAGGCAAGGACGACGGCCGCTGCGGCGCCGGTCCGGAGCTCGGCTCCGCGGCCGGGTCTGACCGCTCCGCGGTCGGGACGGACCGCGGCGGCCGGGTCGGCGGTCACGCGACGGTCCGCGGCCGTGCTCCACCGGGCCGTACGGGCCAACCTGACCGCGCGCGCCCTCGCGCTCGTGGTCGTCGTGCTCGTGCTGACGATCTCGTACGCGACCTCGTTGCGCATCTACTTCTCGCAGGCGCACGAGATCGCGACCACCAAGGCCGAGATCGCCGACAGCCAGGCCGCCATCGGCGACCTGCAGGGCCAGATCGCCCGCTGGAACGACCCGGCGTACGTCGCCGCCCAGGCCCGCGAACGGCTCGGCTGGCTGGTGCCCGGGGAGACCGGCTACACGGTGGTCGGCGCCGACGGCAAGCCGCTCGGCGGCGGTCTCACGCTCGACTCCTCGGCCACCACCGACCCCGAGCAGCAGCAGCCGATGTGGTGGGACCGCATGTGGGGTTCGGTCAAGGCCGCGGACAAGCCCGCCCCGGTCAAGGCCAACCCCGCCAACCGCGCACCCGTGACGCCGGACTCCAAGCCGCGCTAG
- the eno gene encoding phosphopyruvate hydratase: protein MASIEFIGAREILDSRGNPTVEVEVILDDASEGRAAVPSGASTGAFEAVELRDGGSRYGGKGVTKAVLGVVDQLGPELLGFEASEQRLIDQAMLDLDGTDNKSKLGANAILGVSLAVAHAAANSADLPLYRYVGGPNAHVLPVPMMNIVNGGSHADSDVDVQEFMIAPIGAATFREAVEMGASVYHSLKSVLKKQGLSTGLGDEGGFAPNLPANVAALELISTAVEATGLTLGTDIGLALDVASSEFFKDGSYSWEGGTKSADEMTAIYAQWVNDFPIVSIEDPLAEDDWTGWSALMAQLGDKVQVVGDDLFVTNVTRLRRGISERAANALLVKVNQIGSLTETLDAVDLAHRAGFACMMSHRSGETEDTTIADLAVATNCGQIKSGAPARTDRVAKYNQLLRIEEDLDDAARYAGASAFPRFTAK, encoded by the coding sequence GTGGCGAGTATCGAATTCATCGGGGCACGCGAGATCCTCGACTCCCGGGGCAACCCGACCGTCGAGGTCGAGGTCATCCTCGACGACGCGTCCGAGGGTCGCGCGGCGGTGCCGTCGGGCGCCTCCACCGGCGCGTTCGAGGCGGTCGAGCTCCGTGACGGCGGCTCCCGCTACGGCGGCAAGGGCGTGACCAAGGCCGTCCTCGGCGTGGTCGACCAGCTCGGCCCCGAGCTCCTCGGCTTCGAGGCCAGCGAGCAGCGCCTCATCGACCAGGCGATGCTCGACCTGGACGGCACGGACAACAAGTCCAAGCTCGGCGCGAACGCCATCCTCGGCGTCTCGCTCGCGGTCGCGCACGCGGCGGCGAACTCGGCCGACCTCCCGCTCTACCGCTACGTCGGCGGCCCGAACGCCCACGTCCTCCCGGTGCCGATGATGAACATCGTGAACGGCGGCTCGCACGCCGACTCCGACGTCGACGTCCAGGAGTTCATGATCGCGCCGATCGGGGCGGCCACGTTCCGCGAGGCCGTCGAGATGGGCGCCTCCGTCTACCACTCGCTCAAGTCCGTGCTCAAGAAGCAGGGTCTGTCGACCGGCCTGGGCGACGAGGGCGGCTTCGCGCCGAACCTGCCCGCCAACGTCGCGGCGCTCGAGCTCATCTCCACCGCCGTCGAGGCGACCGGGCTCACGCTCGGCACCGACATCGGTCTGGCCCTGGACGTGGCGAGCAGCGAGTTCTTCAAGGACGGGTCGTACAGCTGGGAGGGCGGGACCAAGTCCGCCGACGAGATGACCGCCATCTACGCGCAGTGGGTGAACGACTTCCCGATCGTGTCGATCGAGGACCCGCTGGCCGAGGACGACTGGACCGGCTGGTCCGCGCTGATGGCCCAGCTGGGCGACAAGGTCCAGGTCGTCGGCGACGACCTCTTCGTCACCAACGTGACCCGCCTGCGCCGCGGCATCAGCGAGCGCGCCGCCAACGCGCTGCTCGTCAAGGTCAACCAGATCGGATCCCTCACCGAGACCCTCGACGCCGTCGACCTCGCGCACCGCGCCGGCTTCGCCTGCATGATGAGCCACCGCTCGGGCGAGACCGAGGACACGACGATCGCCGACCTCGCCGTCGCGACGAACTGCGGCCAGATCAAGTCCGGCGCCCCGGCCCGGACCGACCGCGTCGCGAAGTACAACCAGCTGCTCCGCATCGAGGAGGACCTCGACGACGCGGCCCGCTACGCCGGCGCCTCCGCCTTCCCGCGCTTCACCGCCAAGTAG